The genomic stretch GAATATAAGGTGTTTCGATACAGGCGGGGCGGCATTCCTGTGCTTTTCGTGAACCATCTTGTAAAAGAAGAAAGGTTTTGAAAGCCCAGCGCCTCGCTCACGACGGTAAGAGTTTCATTTCTCTCCATCAGCATTCTTTTTGCTTCCTCAAGGCGAAGGTCGGCAATATAGTTCTGCGGGGACTTCCCTGTCTGTTTTTTGAACCAGCTTGAATAGTAAGCTGGGTGATAATGCTCGATTTCTGCCAGCTTCTTAATCGTCAGCCGCTCAAATAAATGGCTGTGAATGTATGCAATTGAGGCATAGCTATGGGATTGAAGCTTTTCTTTTATGTATTGTACTAGCATATGAAGCGAGTTGGCTGTTCCGGCCTTTGCTTCCTCTGTCAGCAAGTACCTGATCGAAGACCAGAAAGGATCGAGGGCAGCTTCAATTCCTGATCCTGCACGATACTCATCAATTTTCATTGCATGAAGCGGAACATCCAGTACAAGACATTCATTTCTTCCGATAGAACGGAAGCGATGCTCGCACTGCGGCGGAATATATAAAAAATGATCCGGATTTAATTTCACCTGGCGCCCCTCAGTCTCAAGATCAATACTCCCTTCAAGCGGAAAAAGAAATTGGCTGTACGCGTGCTTATGTGAATGATATAGCCGTGTGTATGTCCGTTTTTCGCAAATTATCTCTTGAAGCGAGTCCATTAGCAAACCCCTTCCTTTGGTCATCTTTTAATCCGGTAATGGTGTTCCGATATAGGCGAAAAGCCGATTTTTCCATATAAAGAAACTGCCGCCAGATTTTCTTTCATCACTTGTAAAAACATGCGTTCCGCTCCGTTGTTTTTTGCCCATTCAGTCAACACCCTGATCACTTGGGTTCCTGCCCCTTTTCCTCTGTGCTCCTCAGCTACAACGATATTACTAAGTCCGCCATAACCATCAATGACAGAAACCGTGCCAAGCGCTGTCAGGCTTTCTTTGTCATACATCTTGAAAAAAGTTTTACACGGCGGCATGCGTTCGAATATGTGTTTGTAACCTTTGTGACGCTCGGGTGAAAACCCTTCTAATTGAATAAATTCATCTATCCAAACAGATGATGGCTCTTGTTCCCACTTGTATGTAAATCGGCTGTTGTCATTTGTTCGGCTCATAATTGACCGGCACAACGCTGTCATCTGGAAGCACTCGTCTACCTTTTCATAACGGCTGTCTGCCAATGCGTCATCAAGCCCTTTCGGTGATGCGTTGCTAATATGAAAACAAACAGGTAAGCCTAAACTTTGATAAAAAAGTTCGGCCTCTAGCTGAAAATCCCCTTCAGGCATATCCGCAGACGTCCATACGCTATTTGCCCTTTTGGTTACGCCAAAATTCGCTCTGAGAAGCCATTTCCCTATGCTTTTTTGAAAATAAGCCGGCCATGAAGCTGCCGCTAATCGTTCAATCTTGCGAATGTCATCCATTGCATAATGCCTCTCCCCTATGTATACTCCCTTGATATTATACAATATTCAGAAATATAAGACATCCATTTATTTGTTTACATAATATTTTTATTGTTTATTAATAATCCTGACAAAAATGTCCGAATTGAAAATGACAGGCTTTCTAAAATGTCCTCCTCACGTTCAAATGCTTCTTTTGCGATTAAAACAGTAAAGCCATGCAGCAGACTTCTGAGCCCCCTTGTCGCATGAATGGCAGTCTTTTCACTTGCATAGCCGTTTTCAATGAGCAGCTTCGTCACAAGACAGACAATTTGGTCAGAGACGATTTCCGTCCGTTTGTCGTGAACCTTAAGAAGAGCCGCTTCATAATATCCGGGATTTTCAATTGCAAAATCAACATATGCATGAGCTAAAGAAAGCATCGCGGAATCTCCCTTTCGTTCGGTTACGGAGTCCGCCATTTGATCAAAAAGCTTTGTCAGTCCTCTGACAGCAAGTTCTGCTCTGATCGCTTGCAGCCCGTTGATATGGTTATACAATGACGGGGGGCGAACATTCATTTTTTTAGAAAGTGCAGCAAGTGAGACACCATTTACCCCTTCCTGATCGGCAATCTCTGCTGCAGCGTCTACAATCATTTTTTGGGTCAAACCTATTCTCGGTGACATGCTCATCATCCTTTCTTTGCTTTTTGGATCGCCTGTCTCATCCGCTCTGAAGGTGATCGCAGGAATTTTCCATGTCCGACAGCGAGACAGGAAGGCGCCTTATCGGCGAGCAATTGTGCACTTTTGATGGCCTCCTCCTTATTCCATGTGGCGAAAGCGGGAAAAGGAAACGCCCATTTTATCTGACCTGATACAGCGATTCCTCCGCGCAACTGAAACGCATCTCCTGCTATTAAAGTGCCGTTTCTTGTATCAAGAAATGACATGCTGCCCGGTGTATGGCCCGGTGTTGGAATGGCAAGCAGAGAACCAATTGTTTCACCGCCCGTCAGCAGTTGGTGAGGCTTTGTTTGTATGTGTTTCGGAATACCTCCTTTTATAGGCGTCTGCGGCTCATCTTGCCGCAAAGATGTGTCACCTTGGAGCAAGAATGAATCCCGTTCCGAGATCATGACCTTTGCATGCGGAAATGTTTGTGCCAATGTATCCAGTGATCCGACATGGTCCCCATGTGCATGAGTCAGTAAAATATGCTGAAGCGGTTTTCCAAGCTGATTCACAGCTTGAATAATCCCTTTATAGCTGCCTGGCAGTGCGGCATCAATAAGGGTGACTTCGTTTTCTTCCTCTACTAAATAGCAATTAACCGGAAACAATGCTGGAAAAAAAGTCAGCTGCCAAACCGTTTGGTACTGAGTAATTCTCATCTTTTTATTCCTCCTAACAAAAACTAATGGTGTTAGTTTTATTATTAACTAACACCATTAGTTTTTCAAGAGTTTATTATTTTTTTATCGCTACATAAATGTTAACTTGTGCTCGCTGTGGCACTGCGGCATTTTGATCATACATCTCAAAGTCACCTGTAAACGTGCGCAGATGCCGCTTATCCCAAGTCCAAATTTCCTTCCACGTTTCAAGCACAATCTCTTCAATAGGACCGATTCTGGAAGTGAAAACGGCGTAAGCGGAAGCCGGCAAATCAATATTTTCATATGGTCCCGGAAGAATGTCGTCGTATTCCTGAAACGTTCCGACTGAAAACGTATAAAACCCATTCGTCTCTTGTTCATAATTCGAATATAAGGCAATAATGCTCTTGTCTTTTTCAGCCTGTGATAAAAGAGCGCTCATATCCTGCTTCCATAATTGATCCCACAGTGCCGGAATCCTCCTTTCTTCCGTCATTTCCAGTGCGTTGCTTGTCCGTTGTGATAGTCCGGCAAATCGTTTCAGGTCTAAGTGTGTTATATGTGAAAAGCCCATACGATCTCCTCCTTTTTTTAAGATTATAGACAAAGAAACCTGACAGCAGTGTGTCAGGTTTCATATATTTTTTGCATGTGATGAATGGTTTCTTTTACTTTATCCCTTATATGAAGAGGCTGCAGAACCTCAATATCCTTTCCGAACTGGAGCAAAAAACCGATCAGCCATTGATCTTCTGGAAGTGAAATCACCGCCTGGCAGATTTCATCTTCCTCACAACAGTGAAGGACATCATATCCGAACCATTCACCTATACGCTGACGTGCTGACGGCTGAACAAGAATAACCAATTCAGTTAAACGGTCCTTTTGGTACCAACTCTTATCCCATGGCAAAGTGTCCAGCTGAATGTCTTTTCTGATAAATGTCTGATGTAAGATGGCCAGATCTTTCATCCGGTTCAGTTTAAAAAAGCGAAAATCATTTCTTACCAGGCAGTAGGCATATAAATACCAGTGCCCCGCCTTGCAAACCAATGTATAAGGTTCAGTTTCCCGAAGTAGTGTTTCCCCGCTTGCGCTTGTATATGTAAAAGATATCGTTAACAACCGATCGATGGCAGCGCTGATTTTCTCGCGCAGCGTCTTTTGATCCTCAGTATGGCCCCAAGCCGTCATGTCAATAAACCATTTTTCTGTTTGGTGCTTAAATGCTTGAGTAGATTGCTCAGGTATAAGGTGTTTGATTTTTTGATAGGCTGTGCTGTGAGAAACGGGTTCATACATAGATGAAACGCTTTGCAAAGCGGAAGCAATTGCAAACAATTCCTCCTCCTTCAGCCACTCTCTTTCAAGCCGA from Bacillus subtilis subsp. subtilis str. 168 encodes the following:
- the yobS gene encoding putative transcriptional regulator (Evidence 3: Putative function from multiple computational evidences; Product type r: regulator) — translated: MSPRIGLTQKMIVDAAAEIADQEGVNGVSLAALSKKMNVRPPSLYNHINGLQAIRAELAVRGLTKLFDQMADSVTERKGDSAMLSLAHAYVDFAIENPGYYEAALLKVHDKRTEIVSDQIVCLVTKLLIENGYASEKTAIHATRGLRSLLHGFTVLIAKEAFEREEDILESLSFSIRTFLSGLLINNKNIM
- the yobV gene encoding putative transcriptional regulator (Evidence 3: Putative function from multiple computational evidences; Product type r: regulator), which produces MKLERLLAMVVLLISKKQVQAAELAELFEVSVRTIYRDIETINRAGIPIVTSQGSGGGIGIMETYRLEREWLKEEELFAIASALQSVSSMYEPVSHSTAYQKIKHLIPEQSTQAFKHQTEKWFIDMTAWGHTEDQKTLREKISAAIDRLLTISFTYTSASGETLLRETEPYTLVCKAGHWYLYAYCLVRNDFRFFKLNRMKDLAILHQTFIRKDIQLDTLPWDKSWYQKDRLTELVILVQPSARQRIGEWFGYDVLHCCEEDEICQAVISLPEDQWLIGFLLQFGKDIEVLQPLHIRDKVKETIHHMQKIYET
- the yobR gene encoding putative acetyltransferase (Evidence 3: Putative function from multiple computational evidences; PubMedId: 12793527, 23944997; Product type e: enzyme); this encodes MDDIRKIERLAAASWPAYFQKSIGKWLLRANFGVTKRANSVWTSADMPEGDFQLEAELFYQSLGLPVCFHISNASPKGLDDALADSRYEKVDECFQMTALCRSIMSRTNDNSRFTYKWEQEPSSVWIDEFIQLEGFSPERHKGYKHIFERMPPCKTFFKMYDKESLTALGTVSVIDGYGGLSNIVVAEEHRGKGAGTQVIRVLTEWAKNNGAERMFLQVMKENLAAVSLYGKIGFSPISEHHYRIKR
- the yobT gene encoding putative metal-dependent hydrolase (Evidence 3: Putative function from multiple computational evidences; Product type e: enzyme), which codes for MRITQYQTVWQLTFFPALFPVNCYLVEEENEVTLIDAALPGSYKGIIQAVNQLGKPLQHILLTHAHGDHVGSLDTLAQTFPHAKVMISERDSFLLQGDTSLRQDEPQTPIKGGIPKHIQTKPHQLLTGGETIGSLLAIPTPGHTPGSMSFLDTRNGTLIAGDAFQLRGGIAVSGQIKWAFPFPAFATWNKEEAIKSAQLLADKAPSCLAVGHGKFLRSPSERMRQAIQKAKKG
- the yobQ gene encoding putative transcriptional regulator (AraC/XylS family) (Evidence 3: Putative function from multiple computational evidences; PubMedId: 10704478, 27038276; Product type r: regulator) codes for the protein MLMDSLQEIICEKRTYTRLYHSHKHAYSQFLFPLEGSIDLETEGRQVKLNPDHFLYIPPQCEHRFRSIGRNECLVLDVPLHAMKIDEYRAGSGIEAALDPFWSSIRYLLTEEAKAGTANSLHMLVQYIKEKLQSHSYASIAYIHSHLFERLTIKKLAEIEHYHPAYYSSWFKKQTGKSPQNYIADLRLEEAKRMLMERNETLTVVSEALGFQNLSSFTRWFTKSTGMPPRLYRNTLYSDKK
- the yobU gene encoding putative effector of transcriptional regulator (Evidence 3: Putative function from multiple computational evidences; Product type f: factor); the encoded protein is MGFSHITHLDLKRFAGLSQRTSNALEMTEERRIPALWDQLWKQDMSALLSQAEKDKSIIALYSNYEQETNGFYTFSVGTFQEYDDILPGPYENIDLPASAYAVFTSRIGPIEEIVLETWKEIWTWDKRHLRTFTGDFEMYDQNAAVPQRAQVNIYVAIKK